One genomic segment of Lysobacter sp. 5GHs7-4 includes these proteins:
- a CDS encoding aromatic amino acid ammonia-lyase, protein MNKIQLDGRSLTRAQLVAVAYGAQVELAAAQLPAVQRAADFLAEQVSREEPIYGVSTGFGSNADRLLGAHHLRDQLPGAQPSGETLHEELQRNLIVTHAVCVGEAFAPEIVRAMLCIRINTLMRGHSGIRVQTLQALTAMLNAGIVPVVPQLGSVGASGDLAPLSHLAIVLLGGGEAFYEGERMPGAQALQRAGLQPVTLSYKEGLALNNGTAQMLACGVLALEKLEDLADTADLAAAMTIDAFAGRLGAFAEEVHALRPHPGQVEVAAHLRRLLEGSTLSDIPYHLVPRFRAWQPRSWDTPESQALRFDIGWDWVPFGQRHGREKFYLRFRPFRGGKKHQPQDSYSLRCIPQVHGAVRDALAQAARVLEVELNSLTDNPIVFPDAQAEHVEQQVISAGHFHGMPLALAMSYVKAAIPVLASISERRLNKLVDPATNDGLPAFLIGNEDSTESGHMIVQYTAAAIVNDLASRAHPASVYSIPTSANAEDHVSMGANEARHVLAMADDLGKVLALELYTAAQALDLRRDMINAARDLADRADAQGLAGKVAGGPVAGDGDHAGFLAEVEGLRAELAAAEEFRPGRAVAAAHAAIRERIAFLPRDRALDGEVATALRMVADGSVLAAARAAVRA, encoded by the coding sequence ATGAACAAGATTCAACTCGATGGCCGTTCGCTCACGCGTGCGCAACTGGTGGCCGTGGCTTACGGCGCCCAAGTCGAACTGGCCGCGGCGCAACTGCCGGCGGTGCAACGCGCGGCGGATTTCCTGGCCGAACAGGTCAGTCGCGAGGAACCGATCTACGGCGTGTCCACCGGTTTCGGCAGCAATGCCGACCGCTTGCTCGGCGCCCACCACCTGCGCGACCAACTGCCGGGCGCGCAGCCTTCCGGCGAAACCCTGCACGAAGAGCTGCAGCGCAACCTGATCGTCACCCACGCGGTGTGCGTGGGCGAGGCCTTCGCGCCTGAGATCGTGCGCGCGATGCTGTGCATCCGCATCAACACCCTGATGCGCGGCCATTCCGGCATCCGCGTGCAGACCCTGCAGGCGCTGACCGCCATGCTCAACGCCGGCATCGTGCCGGTGGTGCCGCAACTGGGTTCGGTCGGCGCCAGCGGCGATCTGGCGCCGTTGTCGCACCTGGCCATCGTGCTGCTGGGCGGCGGCGAAGCCTTCTACGAAGGCGAGCGCATGCCCGGCGCGCAGGCGTTGCAGCGCGCCGGCCTGCAGCCGGTCACGCTGTCGTACAAGGAAGGCCTGGCGCTGAACAACGGCACCGCGCAGATGCTGGCCTGCGGCGTGCTGGCGCTGGAAAAGCTGGAAGATCTGGCCGACACCGCCGACCTGGCCGCGGCCATGACCATCGACGCCTTCGCCGGCCGCCTGGGCGCGTTCGCCGAGGAAGTGCACGCGCTGCGTCCGCATCCGGGCCAGGTCGAGGTGGCCGCGCATCTGCGCCGCCTGCTCGAAGGTTCGACCCTGTCCGACATTCCCTACCACCTGGTGCCGCGCTTCCGCGCCTGGCAGCCGCGCAGCTGGGACACGCCCGAATCGCAGGCGCTGCGCTTCGACATCGGCTGGGACTGGGTGCCGTTCGGGCAGCGCCACGGCCGCGAGAAGTTCTATCTGCGTTTCCGTCCGTTCCGCGGCGGCAAGAAGCATCAGCCGCAGGACAGCTACTCGCTGCGCTGCATCCCGCAGGTGCACGGCGCGGTGCGCGACGCCTTGGCGCAGGCCGCGCGGGTGCTGGAGGTCGAGCTCAATTCGCTCACCGACAATCCGATCGTGTTCCCGGACGCGCAGGCCGAGCATGTCGAGCAGCAGGTGATCTCGGCCGGCCATTTCCACGGCATGCCGCTGGCGCTGGCGATGAGCTACGTCAAGGCCGCGATCCCGGTGCTGGCCAGCATTTCCGAGCGCCGCCTCAACAAGCTGGTCGATCCGGCCACCAACGACGGCCTGCCGGCGTTCCTGATCGGCAACGAGGACTCCACCGAATCCGGTCACATGATCGTGCAGTACACCGCCGCGGCGATCGTCAACGACCTGGCCAGCCGCGCGCATCCGGCCTCGGTGTATTCGATCCCGACCAGCGCCAACGCCGAGGACCACGTGTCGATGGGCGCCAACGAGGCGCGTCACGTGCTGGCCATGGCCGACGATCTGGGCAAGGTGCTGGCGCTGGAGCTGTACACCGCCGCACAAGCGCTGGACCTGCGTCGCGACATGATCAACGCCGCGCGCGATCTGGCCGATCGCGCCGATGCGCAGGGGCTGGCCGGCAAGGTCGCCGGCGGTCCGGTCGCGGGCGACGGCGATCATGCCGGCTTCCTGGCCGAGGTCGAAGGCCTGCGCGCCGAGCTGGCGGCGGCCGAGGAGTTCCGTCCCGGCCGTGCGGTCGCGGCCGCGCATGCGGCGATCCGCGAGCGCATCGCCTTCCTGCCGCGCGACCGCGCGCTGGACGGCGAGGTGGCGACCGCGCTGCGCATGGTCGCCGACGGCAGCGTGCTGGCCGCCGCGCGCGCGGCCGTGCGCGCGTGA
- a CDS encoding diguanylate cyclase translates to MLDGSHVGVPLEPHIDYYHDVEGRLDLTGAEHARREGRYAPLPNGNAAFGFQPGAYWFHVRLLNRDRDEPRWLLVQQYALSDRIDVYTRHADGRVEHLAGGDSLPFSSRSIRYRHPNFWLNLPADQPADLYVRVQSQSSMQVPLTLFTPTAFTEVSRDAQFGIGLYYGILLALFIYNLVLWLSLRDASYFWYLLHISAFGLVLLTLNGLGFEYLWPRSTWLADKSVPLSICLAQVGMQQFARTFLSLKQRWRLGDRVGLGMIAFFVVLGVAATRLPYNVATPIASAAVFFSIAWIAVATLVVLRRGYKPAQLFLLAWSMFLLGTGMFTAIAFGLLPKVFITEYGVQIGSALEMLLLSVALGYRYASLRNENERIVHEAKTQLEHKVEQRTVELRSALAQLEDAHERLRESSQRDGLTGLHNRTHFRNVFQELLEKSQQSGRPLSLLMIDLDHFKQINDRYGHLVGDECLCWAARTMGHSLQPHRALLARFGGEEFIVALPGLDLQAASRVAEDLRQHLREQPCRSGEHAITITASIGVHAIAGEAANDCDNAIDPALQDADQALYQAKADGRDCVRTSMPESGDRRGG, encoded by the coding sequence GTGCTGGACGGCAGCCACGTCGGCGTGCCGCTGGAACCGCACATCGACTACTACCACGACGTCGAAGGCCGCCTGGACCTGACCGGCGCCGAACACGCCCGGCGCGAGGGGCGCTACGCGCCGCTGCCCAACGGCAACGCCGCATTCGGGTTCCAGCCCGGCGCCTACTGGTTCCACGTGCGCCTGCTCAACCGCGACCGCGACGAGCCGCGCTGGCTGCTGGTGCAGCAGTACGCGCTCAGCGACCGCATCGACGTCTACACGCGCCACGCCGACGGCCGCGTCGAGCACCTGGCCGGCGGCGACAGCCTGCCCTTCTCCTCGCGCAGCATCCGCTACCGCCATCCGAACTTCTGGCTCAACCTGCCGGCCGACCAGCCGGCCGATCTGTACGTGCGCGTGCAAAGCCAAAGCTCCATGCAGGTGCCGCTGACCTTGTTCACGCCTACCGCGTTCACCGAGGTTTCGCGCGATGCGCAGTTCGGCATCGGCCTGTACTACGGCATTCTGCTGGCGTTGTTCATCTACAACCTGGTGCTGTGGCTGAGCCTGCGCGACGCCAGCTACTTCTGGTACCTGCTGCACATCTCCGCCTTCGGCCTGGTGCTGCTGACCCTCAACGGCCTGGGCTTCGAATACCTGTGGCCGCGCTCGACCTGGCTGGCGGACAAATCGGTGCCGTTGTCGATTTGCCTGGCGCAGGTCGGCATGCAGCAGTTCGCGCGCACCTTCCTCAGCTTGAAACAACGCTGGCGCCTGGGCGACCGGGTCGGCCTGGGCATGATCGCGTTCTTCGTGGTGCTGGGCGTGGCCGCGACCCGCCTGCCCTACAACGTCGCCACGCCGATCGCCTCGGCCGCGGTGTTCTTCAGCATCGCCTGGATCGCGGTGGCGACCCTGGTGGTGCTGCGCCGCGGCTACAAGCCGGCGCAGTTGTTCCTGCTGGCATGGTCGATGTTCCTGCTCGGCACCGGCATGTTCACCGCGATCGCGTTCGGCTTGCTGCCCAAGGTGTTCATCACCGAATACGGCGTGCAGATCGGCTCGGCGCTGGAAATGCTGCTGCTGTCGGTGGCGCTGGGCTACCGCTACGCCTCGCTGCGCAACGAGAACGAACGCATCGTGCACGAGGCCAAGACCCAGCTGGAGCACAAGGTCGAACAGCGCACGGTCGAGCTGCGCAGCGCGCTGGCGCAACTGGAAGACGCGCACGAGCGCCTGCGCGAGAGCAGCCAGCGCGACGGCCTGACCGGCCTGCACAACCGCACCCATTTCCGCAACGTGTTCCAAGAGCTGCTGGAGAAATCGCAGCAGAGCGGCCGTCCGCTGTCGCTGCTGATGATCGACCTGGATCACTTCAAGCAGATCAACGACCGCTACGGTCATCTGGTCGGCGACGAATGCCTGTGCTGGGCCGCGCGCACCATGGGCCATTCCCTGCAGCCGCATCGCGCCTTGCTCGCGCGCTTCGGCGGCGAGGAGTTCATCGTCGCCCTGCCCGGCCTGGATCTGCAGGCGGCCTCGCGCGTGGCCGAGGATCTGCGCCAGCACCTGCGCGAGCAGCCCTGCCGCAGCGGCGAGCACGCGATCACCATCACTGCCAGCATCGGCGTGCACGCGATCGCCGGCGAGGCCGCCAACGACTGCGACAACGCCATCGATCCGGCCCTGCAGGACGCCGACCAGGCCCTGTACCAGGCCAAGGCCGACGGCCGCGACTGCGTGCGCACCTCGATGCCGGAAAGCGGCGACCGCCGCGGCGGTTAG
- a CDS encoding YerC/YecD family TrpR-related protein — protein MKRRAVDIDDSEDPIANLAGALLGLRNAEQMRAFLEDLCTPAELESMTDRWRVVPLLRDGVPYREIHDRTGVSVTTIGRVARTLERGAGGYAAALHRRPSRVR, from the coding sequence TTGAAGCGCCGTGCCGTGGACATCGACGACAGCGAAGACCCGATCGCCAACCTGGCGGGCGCGCTGCTGGGCCTGCGCAATGCCGAGCAGATGCGGGCTTTCCTGGAAGACCTATGCACCCCGGCCGAGCTGGAATCGATGACCGACCGCTGGCGGGTCGTGCCGCTGCTGCGCGACGGCGTGCCGTACCGCGAGATCCACGACCGCACCGGCGTCAGCGTGACCACCATCGGTCGGGTCGCACGCACCCTGGAACGCGGCGCCGGCGGTTACGCGGCGGCCTTGCATCGACGCCCCTCGCGCGTGCGTTGA
- a CDS encoding 2OG-Fe(II) oxygenase — protein sequence MRLTAHSERAFTVGGLFGADECAQLIALAEARGFEPAGVRTTAGQKAMPHVRNNERVVLESPEWVDRLWRRLSGLALPVLDGQVARGLPRSLRFYKYGPGQRFRMHKDGPWTEDGMSSRLTLLVYLNEGFVGGDTDFRDFRIAPVAGEALLFVHDTWHEGAAVEQGVKYVLRSDVLYGAAP from the coding sequence ATGCGCCTGACCGCGCATTCCGAGCGTGCGTTCACCGTCGGCGGCCTGTTCGGCGCCGACGAGTGCGCGCAGCTGATCGCGCTGGCCGAAGCGCGGGGGTTCGAACCCGCCGGTGTGCGCACCACCGCCGGACAGAAGGCGATGCCGCACGTGCGCAACAACGAACGCGTGGTGCTCGAATCGCCCGAATGGGTCGATCGGCTGTGGCGGCGCCTGTCCGGCCTCGCCCTGCCGGTGCTGGACGGCCAGGTCGCGCGCGGGCTGCCCAGATCGCTGCGCTTCTACAAGTACGGCCCCGGCCAGCGCTTCCGCATGCACAAGGACGGTCCCTGGACCGAAGACGGCATGAGCAGCCGGCTGACCTTGCTGGTCTATCTCAACGAAGGCTTCGTCGGCGGCGACACCGATTTCCGCGATTTCCGCATCGCGCCGGTCGCCGGCGAGGCGCTGCTGTTCGTGCACGACACCTGGCACGAAGGCGCGGCGGTGGAGCAGGGCGTGAAGTACGTGCTGCGCTCGGACGTGCTCTACGGCGCGGCGCCCTAA